The following are from one region of the bacterium genome:
- a CDS encoding zinc ribbon domain-containing protein, translating into MPTYEYLCEHCGYKFEEFQKITEPPIRTCPKCKRNGKVQRLISPGAGFIFKGSGFYITDYRSEDYKKKASAEKTDASSSSKSADTSSVQKETSQKKSE; encoded by the coding sequence ATGCCAACCTACGAATATCTCTGTGAACATTGCGGATATAAGTTTGAAGAATTTCAAAAAATAACGGAACCACCGATTCGAACTTGTCCGAAATGTAAACGGAACGGAAAAGTTCAACGGTTGATTAGTCCGGGAGCAGGATTTATTTTTAAAGGTAGCGGTTTCTATATTACCGATTATCGTAGCGAAGATTATAAAAAGAAAGCTTCCGCAGAAAAAACCGATGCTTCTTCATCAAGTAAATCCGCTGATACTTCTTCAGTTCAGAAAGAAACCTCTCAAAAGAAATCGGAGTAA